The genome window CAACATTAACCAACTGAGAATTATCCTCTTGCAGGTCATCATTATTTACAGTAACAACCTCTGTTGTGAATGCAGCAAAAGGAGCATTTACAGCATCTCGCATAGATTTGTCAGGTGTAAAAGACAATTTATAGTGACCGGGTATTTCAATACTCTCCTTTGTATTTACATCAACACTTGTACGTGCATCAACCCATACAGGAGAGAATGTTCCTACTCCTTTAATTGTAAGAGACTCCCCTTTTGATATAACCTCAGAAGCCAAAAGGAAAAACTCTTTAACAAACTGTTCCGCCTCCTTTTTAGTCAATCCGCTTTTATCTGCTACAGATTCAGCAATATCTAATATGGTAAGTTTATTATTCATTTGGTTTAATTCCTTTTAATTGATTCTTAATTGATGTTGAGGGTTTAAATGTCAAAACAATTTTTGGAGGCACAAGCATTTTGCTACCAGTTGCAGGATTAAAAATTTCACGCTCTAATTTCTTTTTTGGTTCAAAATTACCAAACCCTTTAACTGAAACAGTATTCATATCGGCACATTGCTCTTTCAATGTTTTAACAACACATGAAGAGATGCGTTCAGTACTCCTTTTATCCTTACCTACCCTCTTTTGAAGAAGTTCTAAAAATTCTTTATATTCCATTATTTTTGAAAATAATCAACAACTTAATTGTTAATTTACAAAGATACGCAAAATATATAAAAGATAAAATATGTAAGAGAAAAAGTTCTGTAAGTTATATTACAAGATACCAATAAAAATAGTTATCTGTTTTTACATATAAACAAGAAAGAGTGTGTTGAGACACACTCTTTCTAATATTTATATCTTAAGAACTTTACATTAATCGTTCATTGATATTAACAGCTCTTCATTAGAACTTGTTTTAAGCATCCTATCTTTAATAAATTCCATTGCTTCAACAGAGTTCATATCTGAGAGATAATTTCTTAACACCCACATTCTTCGTAAAGTTTCATCATCTAACAATAAATCATCACGACGTGTTGATGATGCAACTATATCAACTGCCGGGAATATACGTTTATTTGAAAGTTTACGATCAAGTTGAAGTTCCATATTTCCTGTTCCTTTGAACTCTTCAAATATTACATCATCCATTTTTGAGCCTGTCTCGGTCAATGCTGTTGCAATAATCGTCAAACTTCCGCCATTTTCTATATTACGTGCTGCTCCAAAGAACCTTTTTGGTTTATGTAATGCATTTGCATCAACTCCTCCAGAAAGCACTTTGCCTGATGCAGGTGATACTGTATTGTATGCTCGTGCAAGACGTGTTATTGAATCAAGGAGTATAACCACATCGTGACCACACTCTACCATACGTTTTGCCTTCTCCAACACTATACTTGCCACTTTCACATGACGCTCTGCTGGCTCATCAAAGGTTGATGATACAACTTCGGCCTTCACACTTCTTGCCATATCTGTTACCTCCTCAGGGCGTTCATCAATTAACAATATTATCATATACACCTCAGGGTGATTTGCAGATATTGCATTTGCAATATCTTTCAATAACATTGTTTTTCCTGTTTTAGGTTGAGCAACAATTAATCCGCGCTGACCTTTTCCTATTGGAGAGAACATATCAATTACTCTTACAGAGATATTGTCTCCTCCATTTGATGTTAAATCAAATTTTTCATCAGGGAACAATGGTGTAAGATGATCAAATGATATCCTATCCCTAACAAATTCAGGAGACCTACCATTAATCATATCAACTTTGGTTAATGGGAAATACTTCTCCCCCTCTTTGGGTGGGCGTATAGGTCCCTCGACAACGTCTCCTGTTTTTAATCCAAAAAGTTTAATTTGTGATTGCGATACATATATATCATCAGGAGATGTTA of Bacteroidales bacterium contains these proteins:
- the rho gene encoding transcription termination factor Rho is translated as MYNISELNAKSLDDLHSIAKGMGITKISSYSKEALVYKILDDQAENAAILPKSKVKVTKDKEMKDKEVLTVKGAEVSSLQPKKMISRKSKQKKETSVEPTPEQNVVEEKSIVEVLSPTEDKTIQEEKKPRKRIRKIVSKEDTQTEVNSEAVKNSTVEEVKLEEEQKSETTQFQTFFPHSEHQRFVPRNKQPQPQQSAPIKKRIVEPVQEAETSLLKPAEQAEPQDKTYDFENRIVNSGVLEIMPDGYGFLRSADYNYLTSPDDIYVSQSQIKLFGLKTGDVVEGPIRPPKEGEKYFPLTKVDMINGRSPEFVRDRISFDHLTPLFPDEKFDLTSNGGDNISVRVIDMFSPIGKGQRGLIVAQPKTGKTMLLKDIANAISANHPEVYMIILLIDERPEEVTDMARSVKAEVVSSTFDEPAERHVKVASIVLEKAKRMVECGHDVVILLDSITRLARAYNTVSPASGKVLSGGVDANALHKPKRFFGAARNIENGGSLTIIATALTETGSKMDDVIFEEFKGTGNMELQLDRKLSNKRIFPAVDIVASSTRRDDLLLDDETLRRMWVLRNYLSDMNSVEAMEFIKDRMLKTSSNEELLISMND
- a CDS encoding HU family DNA-binding protein, with amino-acid sequence MEYKEFLELLQKRVGKDKRSTERISSCVVKTLKEQCADMNTVSVKGFGNFEPKKKLEREIFNPATGSKMLVPPKIVLTFKPSTSIKNQLKGIKPNE